TGAAAATGACGATGATGATTTTGACCCCCCCGCCACCTAGAACTGCTCTTACCCGGAGGACCGACCCGCCAGTCAAGCGGCCAAAGGTAGCTAAAGCTATATCATCCACCGCCGGTCATAATGTGAGTTTTATCTCAAATGCCCAACTTATTTTCTGTGAGTTTTCAAACTTTGTTTTTGCTGGCCTCAACAATACATTTCATTGTTTTCCAGGGAAACCAACCATCAAAACCGGCACCAACCATTAGGTGCTCACCTGGATTCGTGCTCTCTGCCATTGATCTATTAACCCAAGATCAATATGCAAATGTCAAGGCTACTCCATTGGGTGAAATTCTGAACCTAAAAGCTGATGCTCTTGAGTCCAGGAATTTGCCGGTATTCCTTATGAACAAGACTGACAAGGACACTCTAATAATCAACGTCGGCACTCAAGGTGGACTGAAAATTACCCCGCATGCTGTGCATTGTgtcatgggcactccacttggtggTCGTGACCCATCGGTCTGTTCTGTCACCCAAAAGAATGAGCTGCTTAGACTCAAGAACGAGCTGAGCGTGCCAGTCGATCAGAATAtaacctacaaaactctgtgcgacTATATAAAGTTGAAGAGGCCTGATGATTTGTCCACAAGATGTTTCATTCTGATTATATTCAACTGGTTACTCTTTCCTTCCACAAGGACATATATATCTGGTAGGGAGGCTGCTTGGACTGCAGACATTGCTAATATTGGTGCGATCGATTGGTCCAAAGCTGTTGTTGATTACATGAGGGATAGTGTTGCAACATGGCACTCCAAGAAGAACAACAATGGAGTATTGTCCATTTCTGGTTGTGTGCTCTTTTTAATAGTAAGTTTACTAGATGTAGTTCCTTTTGTATCTTTAAATTTCCAACCAACAGGAAGTGTCTACAACCTAGAATTTCATTAGtactactaaatctttatggcttcTTCAGATTTACTATTTGGACAATCTCCTGAGTGTCAATATGTTGGATGCGTCTCAAACACCACGCATAGCTTTCTACAACACTGGGAAGATGCAAGCTATCTTAAGTGAGGATAAGTCGAAGAACAAGCCAGACTCGGAGTCATATGGCAACCTACCGGTATGTTTCCCTACCCTATTGCTGCCAACTAGTAAATCTAGCTTTCATAATATCATTACATTAACTCTTTATGGTTATTTCCAGCTTCGGTCCCAGGAGGGTACTTGCTACTTGGATGTTAATGCCAACGCGACATCAGCAAGCCATGCTCAACCTCATGCCCATTCTGTTCTGTTCATTAGCATGCTGGAGCAACTCAGGGACTGCGTGGATCAACTACCTCAATCGAAGCAGGTTGTGGCATTTGCTGCTATACGGAGGTGTGATGATTCAGTTGCCAAACTACTTGCTGATGTTTCTCTCGAAcaacgcaaggttgtatcggagttACGCTGCATAATGCTCGATCCTTCGACGTCTTCGCCATCACCTCCAATTCAGAGGGATCCTAAGCCAATTTCTCGTGCTGCGGCACATTTGGATAATGTAGCGGGCAATGTGGACATCGATCACACTACTATCTTTGGCCCCAATAGTTAGTACCATATAATTCTATTTTTGATGTGTTTCTCACCACCACATTACCTAGGGAATAAAACTTGAAAACAAGACATCAAGAAGGGAATTATGGCTCCTGTCACTAAGCTTGTTTATTTTTACCCATTTTCAGATAAGAACCCACCTGGGAGATCTTCAGCCCAACTCGCTCGGGGTGATTCCCAATCCTCAGTGACCAACTGCCATCAACATTTTTCACACCCTTCTCTACTTTTCATTGCTGTCTTTTTAACGATATATCTTAGCTTTTGCTACTTTTCTTGATGGCCCAGCAGAACGGTCGATTCATGACATTCCTGCTGCTACAGACAATATTGAAGTTGATGGCACCAGTAGTAAGTTTAATCTtgttcttttctctcttttctgcctcaCTAGCGCATTTCTCTATATTATGCCCTTTCAAAAATCACACGTTATGTGCAGTACAATCCGAAGCCGACCGCAGTGTTCAGCGAAACGATGGTGTGGATCCCAGCAAGAATCTTCCATCGTCAGGTATTGGTCATGATGGCACATAATTTTATAAGTTAATTCTATGACTCACCACAACGCAACTAGTCATTTGCATATCATATATTTAAACCTTGTGTATTTTTACTAATTATCAGCAGATGGCCCACTGCAAGGTTCTCTTACCCAACTGCTCCAGGGTAATATCGAAGCTTCTACGACCAAGTCCCAGCAAGGTTTTTGCACACCCTTATGTTATTaaattgcatttctttgttcttACAAACCATATTATTTGTCACCCTTTTTGTTGTTGCTCTTGCAGAAAGCTTGCTTAACGCATTTTATGGACCTTATGACAAAAGCGAAAATGATTGCACAAGTAGTAAGCTTACATTTTTCTGTATGTTTCATATGTCTTCAACTTGAATAAACTAATTTTAATTGTATACCTTGTCAACATTTGCATGCGCAGACCAGCCCAATAAACCTCATCAAACAGTTGAGCCACACAATACTGTTGACTCTATGAACAACCTTCCACCACCAGGTTTCATTCCTCATCTCACTTTCCATTCTATGCTAACTTGATGTAGTGATTCATGTAATTTAAATGTTTTTCACATATGAAGCTGGTAGTGACTTCTTACATTTGATGGTAAAACCCACTTGTTATTGTAGTAATCCCTCTAAGGGTTTCCATGCACACATTTATGATAATACCAAGTTTCTTTTCTAGGAATTCATTTTATTTCGTGGTGTTTCCACTTGTCATTTATTGTAACACCAACTAGATATTCTAGTAATCTATTTATTTCCGCCTAGCTATGTTGAAAATTGAACGCACCACGACCAACTATTTCTCACCTTTTCTTTAACCCTACACGACAACTTCTGAACGCTGTGCATGCAGACAAACAACATGGCTCTGACAGCCACTCAAAAACCGATTGCCCTACTCATGCTGCTAACTGTTCTGATGTGGATGCGCAAGGAATCACCGATCCCATTACGTTTTCTCAAATGTGTGAAGGCATTGAATATGATGGAACTGGATGCCCCTCATGTGATGCAGACGGTCAGTTCATTAATCATAATACAAATTCAATACATCTTCGGACTGCACTTGTTTATGGTAATACTATTATAATTTTTCTATACTGCACAGCGCGTCTTATTAATGAGGTGCACCTTGATGACCTAGGCCATGAGCATGAAGAAGAAGCTGAGATAGCTCCAACTAACACTGGTAACTAGGATACAAATCTATTACTTCTCTTTTGACATGTTTCTATATTTTCGCTTACTACTGGTCTTGTTTATCTATTTGTAAATACTATCTACTGCTTGGTTGTTTCATGTACAAATATTTTCTTcgaatttctttttctttctagatgcaGAAAACTTGGGGGTGGGTGTGTCAGACGTATTCACGGGCCAAAAGTTTGTCAATGAGGCACAAATCGATGCAGAAGCTGCTGATCACACAGAGCAGGTCTCAAAAGGTTGTTTTTCCTACTCAAACTTAAGTCCATACCAACTTATAAATAGATGTGTCGGCTTCGCCAAAATTATAACATTTTTTTTCAATGACTTAATTTTATGGTTAAGTATAGATGGCCATTTATCTGTGGATGCACCAATAATTACTGGTCAAGTCCCAGTTAACCATGACAATGATGCTGATCGCCAAATTACTGTCCATGAACCAATTAGCCACACAGAACAGTGTACCACCGCAGAGAAATTTCAGGTAATACCCTCCATTACGTCTACATAGCTCCAAATATAGCACATTTCTAATGAAGTATCCATCATGTATACAGTTGGAAGATGCCAACACACCTGAATCCTTAGTATCCTTCGGTCAGCCAACACAAGAATGGGAAGTTAGCCAACAACTTCGAGATGCTAATATTCACCCAGACAGAACCCCCCATTTTGTAATTATCTATCTTTATGCTTACTTATAATTATTATGCCAGGTGCTCATAAATCTTATTAACCTCCTTTTTTACTATTTCCATTTCAATGCAGGATACTAGAGAGCCATCCCACAAAGTGTGTATTAGGAGTGGCAGTGAAATCATCAAATTACCTCACACTGGAGCGGAGGCTCAACCTACCAACCTACAGCAGTCTGCCTCCACTGCACAACAGGCTGCCCACACTATCCAGGTGATACTTTTTATAAGTGCATTCTTTTGTAAATCAGAGTTGCGGCTGCACACACATTGCCTAAAATTTACCATTTTAATGTCTGTCAGGTCTCTGATGCATCTGCTCTACAGCTGTCTCCCAGGCGCTCGGCGAGATTTAAAAAAACAGATGTTGTAAGTGCTGCCCTGCTATTAACTTTGTTTTTACATTTTTTTCCAATAGTAATGTTCACATACATAATATCGTATCTCAGTTGGGTTATTTTCTACATATTTCAGTCTACGGAAAAACATACACTTGTTCGCACCGCCAAGAACATGGAGAAGGACAAAACCAATGTCCCAAGCTTTGTGAACCCCAACCAATTCGGAGCTCCTGGAAATGTTCTGCAATGCGGTCAACTACCAGTTATCGTAAAGAGGATCAGGAAGAGACCATTGAAGATCATTTCTCCATTTAAATTACATCCTGTTAAGTCTACCATTTCTCTCAACCACGCCCGAAAACTCCGTGACATAGTAATCAACGACCTTGATCTCAAAAAGTAAACCTTCACACCATTGCATCCTATTTTTAATGTGCactaattatttcatcattttaaaatacattacaAATTCCGAATTAACCTTGTCATAGGACTGGACTTCTTGCTTACGAACCTTCTAAGTTATATCTTACTGGCATGGATCTCGCAAAAAGCTTCGGCGATGGGGCATCAATGCTACCCAGCTTGATGGAATACTACATAGACATTCTGCGTCACGATGAGATTAAATTAAGGCCCACGTCGGCTGGGTACAGGATGTTCCTTCGTTGGTCACTATCGGTATTTAAACCTAAATTTACAATTATCCATTTTTACTATGGCTAACCATTCCATGTTCTCGTTACCTAAGTATTCAGCATCATTTTGTCAAATCAATAATCAACATTTTTGAATTATTATGTGCAGTTCCACCTTAATGTCGATGCTCGGCACGAGACGCAATCCTTCAATCCTACTTTCATTGAGGCACTATTAAAGGAAGACCTCGCGGATAAAGACCCTCAAGATGTTCGCATGGTAAGGTTCCTTACTGCATCACACTTTTCATCTTGCATGCTCTACATCCTTTGCTCTCCATTCATATTTTTTTATCTGCTGCAGATATTATGGGTATCCCATCAGGGCAGTCATTTCTCAGTTTATTGTGTGAATCGTGTTCACAGACGGATTGACGTCCTCGATTCAGTTGACTGGAGCACACAACAGACTACATTTGAGGATTTTCATAAGCCGTGGGGTCCTATTGCTGTCGCCAGACTCAATGATGCTTTTTTAAAAGTTACTGAGGGGAAGTTCGACAACTTCTGCAAGTGGCCTATTGCTAGATTTCCAACCCCCAAACAACTTGCCAACGACTGTCCTTTCTTCTGTTTCAAATTCCTGAAATTTTATGATGGCGAGGAGAATCAATTACGAATCAAAATCGACCCAGTGAgcatcccccccacacacacacgtaTCGTTACTAGATAAATACGATGTCATGGCTACAATGTTAATTCTTTTTTTCTCTATGAATCATTTGCAGGAGAAGTTTAGTGATTACAGGTCGGAGGAGCTTGCATACATGGTGTTCCATGAATTGAATTTATTTCGTCAGCTACCACCTCAAATTGAAGTTTTGAGGAAGGCTATTACAAAAGCATAACCAGTTGCCGGCACTAGCAAACCAAAATGTTTCGCGAGGGGAGTCACAAGCTAGCCATGTTTATTTCCATATCCACCATGATTACTTTCCCGACAGATATTCGTCCTAATGTAAACCTAAGTGACGGAGAATATTATTGTACTGCTTTCCGTACTTGCTTCTGCATTACTGTATTTTGTATTATCTAATCGTATATTAGGTGGCACAATCGATGGCTGCAATGTGCATTAATGTTTTATATATTTTCTGTAGTACCTTTTCTCTCCCGTTATATACGAGGTCATTACtacctaatactccctccgtctcgaaATAAGTgcctcaactttgtactagagttTCAGACACTtagtttgggacagagggagtattatttacaATTACAGGTTAAATCACCAGAACTTATTTCCATTCACTGCAAGTAGGCACAACCTTGTACCAGAAGGCATGCCAATTTCCTACCAGCTCTTTGAACGTGTCACTCTATGTTTaaatatttttcatatttttaAATATGTAAATTTTCCTGCAAATCTTTGACCAAATCATACAATGCAGCCTACGATATGTCAAGGCTACATTTTCATTACACAtacatttttctttttgttttcctgTCACCGATGTGATCAATTTTTTTATAGTAACACCATGCACCATATATGGTAAATCGACCGTAGATTCTTACGAACTATCCTTATATGGTAACACACTGAAACAATAATAGTAATTCCCTTCATTTTACGCAGTACTTATTCCCTCCATTCAATCGTGCCGACAATAGATTAGGGAAGAAATCGTGGCCGCAATACATGCGCCTTTCCCGCCCCCACCTCCCCACTAATCTTGCCGCAGCACTATATAAATATGTTTCTCCTGCGCACTGAAATCTCCTACACCTCCCAGTTTCATCAGAGCTCCCAAGTGCATGCAAGCCATGCCTCCTTCAGCCATTAGGCCTCCTCGCAAGCCATCCGCCATGCCACGGCTATACTGCGCCTGTGGCACACACGCCCAGGCTCGTGCAACTCGTTGGAGCTAACGAGGGGAGGTTCTTCTACCAGTGCCCCTATTGGGATGTAAGCGCTCCTATTCTCATTTCTTTGATGTATTTCCATGCTTCACGTCACCTCGGGTTTTTACATCCTTGTGCTTGCAGGATCCATCGGCTGCAGCCTGCAACATCTTTATTTGGGAAGATATTCTGGACAATTACGTTAACCAGAACCAGTGGCATCTTGATCTGAAGGTGGCCTTCGATGCTGCAGACAATGCCAAGGCACAAACCATCAAAATTGCTAGACAGATGAAGCTGTCCCTTGCTTTTGCCATTGCCGCTCCTGTTTTTACTTTTCTCATGTTTTACTACCTAGCTTGATATGATGTACCACTCGAAATGCGGAGACACTTCATTGATGAAgtattttatttcctttctttgttAGTTGCCTCTCCCATGTTTTAGTAATCCCTTGATATGATGTACCGCTCTAAATGTCCGAGAGACTTTAATTAATGTAGTATTTGCTTTCCTTTCTATATTACCAGTGCAAGTTCTGCAGATGATACTTCACCGTGTTTTCTATAAATTGTTTGATGTTGTTACCATTGCTGATTCGCCCGAGATTCCAATATACCTACATAAGTTTTGTGATTGCTTTTTTTGGTCAACGTAATCCTCACATGTTTCTCTTGTGGTCTGGGGTCGTAAATACATTAAATAAATCTATGGTTATAGCAATT
Above is a window of Triticum dicoccoides isolate Atlit2015 ecotype Zavitan chromosome 5B, WEW_v2.0, whole genome shotgun sequence DNA encoding:
- the LOC119309791 gene encoding uncharacterized protein LOC119309791, which produces MKMTMMILTPPPPRTALTRRTDPPVKRPKVAKAISSTAGHNGNQPSKPAPTIRCSPGFVLSAIDLLTQDQYANVKATPLGEILNLKADALESRNLPVFLMNKTDKDTLIINVGTQGGLKITPHAVHCVMGTPLGGRDPSVCSVTQKNELLRLKNELSVPVDQNITYKTLCDYIKLKRPDDLSTRCFILIIFNWLLFPSTRTYISGREAAWTADIANIGAIDWSKAVVDYMRDSVATWHSKKNNNGVLSISGCVLFLIIYYLDNLLSVNMLDASQTPRIAFYNTGKMQAILSEDKSKNKPDSESYGNLPLRSQEGTCYLDVNANATSASHAQPHAHSVLFISMLEQLRDCVDQLPQSKQVVAFAAIRRCDDSVAKLLADVSLEQRKVVSELRCIMLDPSTSSPSPPIQRDPKPISRAAAHLDNVAGNVDIDHTTIFGPNTFATFLDGPAERSIHDIPAATDNIEVDGTSIQSEADRSVQRNDGVDPSKNLPSSADGPLQGSLTQLLQGNIEASTTKSQQESLLNAFYGPYDKSENDCTSNQPNKPHQTVEPHNTVDSMNNLPPPDKQHGSDSHSKTDCPTHAANCSDVDAQGITDPITFSQMCEGIEYDGTGCPSCDADARLINEVHLDDLGHEHEEEAEIAPTNTDAENLGVGVSDVFTGQKFVNEAQIDAEAADHTEQVSKDGHLSVDAPIITGQVPVNHDNDADRQITVHEPISHTEQCTTAEKFQLEDANTPESLVSFGQPTQEWEVSQQLRDANIHPDRTPHFDTREPSHKVCIRSGSEIIKLPHTGAEAQPTNLQQSASTAQQAAHTIQVSDASALQLSPRRSARFKKTDVSTEKHTLVRTAKNMEKDKTNVPSFVNPNQFGAPGNVLQCGQLPVIVKRIRKRPLKIISPFKLHPVKSTISLNHARKLRDIVINDLDLKKTGLLAYEPSKLYLTGMDLAKSFGDGASMLPSLMEYYIDILRHDEIKLRPTSAGYRMFLRWSLSFHLNVDARHETQSFNPTFIEALLKEDLADKDPQDVRMILWVSHQGSHFSVYCVNRVHRRIDVLDSVDWSTQQTTFEDFHKPWGPIAVARLNDAFLKVTEGKFDNFCKWPIARFPTPKQLANDCPFFCFKFLKFYDGEENQLRIKIDPEKFSDYRSEELAYMVFHELNLFRQLPPQIEVLRKAITKA